GACTTTCAGGACTTTTTGCACCACAGACCTTGGCAAAGTGTCGAAGGCAATCAGACCCACGGTAACAGGTCAAAGCCGATGGTCTTGCAAATAGGTATACATTCTCTCGAGGAACCTCACATTCCTGCCGTGTGCCGACAAGCAGATCCAGTCCTTGCTTCATCACTGGGGTCAAAAGCACAGGAACTTTTCTTCCCCTTTTTCCTCTTATCTCAATCCTGCTGAAATGCTGACAGAGTTTCTTCTCTAGATCTGAGAGGGCTTCATTCACATCTTCATGTGGGTCTGATGGATTTTGACATACATATGCAGAAAGGGTCATTTTTGACACCTCCCCAGCTCTTCGTCGATTGAACAAAATTACTTGTGCCAAAATGACCTTTGCCAGTTTTGCCCACATCTGGGGGGATACCTCTGTAGACAGTTTACTGTGAAGATCTTGTTGTTGCACATCCAAATACGAATGGAGAGTCTGGACATCTTTTGTGAATGGAAGCAACAGAGGAGTATTCCACTTAGACTCCTGAAGTGTTCTCAGTGATGCGGCTGATATCAGTTCATTCCATCTAGTTTCATACACTCTGCGGAATGTACGAGCATCTTTTGCAGCACTGTAGTCGTTCTGTTGATTTGCATGGCTTTCAAGAAgcattgaaatctttgtcaagttGTGTCCAATTTTGAGAGCTAGACTTGGGCACCTGTATGCATGGGTTTTACTGTCATAGCCTGCTAGGTGTTTTACTGATTCCACAACTTGCATAAAATTGGCAGGTTTGATGTGATCTTTAATGGTCTTCAAGGAAGTGGTTTTTCTTGAGCATATCAGAAGCCTTCCTAGCTCTCAGTTTCTAACGGATGTATTCATGTATGCCAACATCCTATCCAAGCCTGTTATACAAAAGCTCACCATACTCCATGATACAGACATCTGATTTCAGTACAGAATAAACTTCATCTTGAACCATGTTGTTTAGCAGCTGCCAAAATTCCACCTTGACACCAGGTGGTGGAGGTACAGCAAATGCGCAGAGGGCCTGGACACGAGTTTTGCCAGGTTTTTGTGGAACACTCGGCTTGAACTTGCAGGTCATCATGTGCCGCCAAAGAACGTTCTTTGTGAAGAAACCATGACAATGTATACAATGCAGGAAATTCTGTGCTTGACAATCCTTCCTTGGTTGCTTGCGAGGAACAAGATTTCCAACACCAGCATTTAATACATCCACATTGTGTGCAAAGTTGCCCCTGTTTCTCAAATATTCCATATGCATTCGTCTTTCTTTGGAGCCTTTTGGAAAGGACAGAGCCTGTGCAACCTCTGGTTTATCTTTATGAGCACTCTCCAAATGCCTTGCCATTTTTATGAATCCCTCCCTACAGTACAAAcagtattgttttttgttgtacATTCTTGACCCGTTCTCCTTTTTACAGACAGCAGATATGGAAAGTGATCCATCAGCTACTTCTTCTGTATGGAGGGAAGAGGCACTGTCAGGAATATCTTTCTCCAGATCAGGTGTTTTCTGTAATAGAGATTCAGGGTCTCCCTCTCCACTCCGTTTTGTTGAGTGACCACTACTTGCTTGTGTTGTAGGGTAGGATGCAAGTCTTGAACTGCTTGAACATTGCCTTTTACGTCTCATACCAGAGTTGCCCCCTCTTCTTGGAGGTGAGCGTCCTCTGTTAAGGATTTGCTTTGACAACACATCGTTCAGTTCTCGGATGTCAGCATACTTCCCTAGGATTGGAAATCTAAGCATGCTCTCTTTCTGATTGACTGGTTGAATGACTTCGCTTGTGTCTGTACCTTCAGATGAATCCTCACTACTGTGAGGAAAATATTCCTCTCCACTGCTGCCTGGGGTGAGGTCAAAAAGATCATCTGAAGTAAACTCAACctttctgttcatcttcagaaaagaaaaagtgaagtCAAAGTCAGCACACTGATTAAACATTACTTTTCTGTTACGTACAAGATTCTAAGTATGTTAAGTATGTACATCCATCTTCTACATTTTGAGTTGCTTACCTGTATGCTTTTGGTCCTCCTCAGCCTTGGAATATAATCTCCGTCCTGGTGGGTGAGGCTTAGTTCGAACTCAGAAGTCGGGCACCATGTCTAGAGTGttgaaaaatatgtaattaacaTTTAAACCCAAGGACAAGGGAAAAATAGGTACTGAAAGCAGAACCAATAATGTCTGAGCTTACTGATACTATATTTCGGTACCCATTCCTGTACAGATACATATAACAATACCCGGCAGCTTGAATTAAACTGGTCATGATTTGTGCTTGGACTCTGAGATTCATCAGAATGTGTGTAGTCCACCAGGGAAGGATTCATTCCAACTTTGTTCATTGAAGGTAAGGGTTCTGGATCGTGTGGGCACTATAGAACATCAAAGAAAGACATAAGATATTAATgacaacacacatacataaatgtaTACCTATGTACATCAAATGGTATTTCAAAAACACTGGATACTCACACTTAATCTTCATAGTTTTCAATAAAACAGACATGTGGCATAAAAATGGTTTAAATATATAGCAAGGACAATACTGCACTTTTAGAAGTGGAAATGACTAGGGCTGAACCTGAATATTTCATTGTTAGGTAAACATTAGATTTTCAAATTGAGATTcaaatatggggggggggggttacgcGTGCCTGACATCCGCTCACAGCAGTGAACGTAACGCTCCAGTTCACATCAAAGGGAAAACAAAATGAAGTCCTCAGTTGTGTTAAATGCTTAATTTCATTACAGATCAAAACCGTCATATTGcctacattttaacattaatcaATAGGCCAAACTGTAGACTTCAACAATataaatgaacacatttaaataattatattaggcCGAATGTAGAGGAAGAGCATTTACTTGCTATAATAAAAGTTAAAAGAGAATTATGCATAACGTATTGTTTAGTTAAGTGTTAAGGATCCCGTCTGCTCTCCACCTGGACCTCTGCCCAGCTAAACTATTCCCGAATTCTGCTCTGGATCTACTGGATCAGACCCGCTCACTCTGGACTCTCAGCTACGGTTACCCCTGCTCTGAACAGCAGCCACCAACCCGGTTCGGCATGCATCTATTTTCACTCTGCCTCGCTCTTCACCTGCACAATATTAGATCCTTTTAATCCTGCAATAAATATTCCTCTTTTGTAACTAATCCCATTCTTAGTCCTGCACTTGGGTCTGCTAGCCTTGCCATAACAAAGTTTTGGTAATAATCACTTAGTTTGCCTTGCTATGAGAATAAATAAAACGAgcgctctctctttttctctttctcacacacacacacacacacacacacacacacacacacacacagaattacgCACCCATGCCTGCCATAATCTCTCTCTCATCCAATTCTCTTTCACTTATGTCACTGGCAGAACCTCCTGGGCATTTATCATTCTTCTGCTGTTATATCTATTAAATACGTAGCTGTAGCTGGCGAAATGACAGCCTGCTTTTAACAGACGTTTAAACGGGACCACTGACAAAAGCACAGATGTTattcaaaaaagacaaaaatataacTGCAGGACAGCTACCTGTGAAAAGTAGGTGCATGATGGGATTTCATATCGTTTGTCCAGTGCATTCAGACGCTTCCTGAAGCCTTCTCTTTCTACTGTGTAAATGGGCATATCTTTGGCCAAATAGAATGTAAAAGCATAAGTGATTTCATTATGTCCCTTTGAACTTGCATCTAAAACTAGGAAAAGAACTTGCTAGTGATGTTTATTTGGCTAGCTCTGGGATATTAACAGCGACAGCTTTGAAGAGTTTTTGTTGGAATGGTATTACTAAAGTCTGAACCAGTGAAAGACCGTAAAAGGGAGAAACTAGTACCTGTGTCTTGAAGCTGGATGACCTCTGAGGAGTCTGCTCGGTTGTTCTGAAGATGTCAGCCTCAAAAGACTCCGTGGCATCCGATTGTTTGTCCTCCTGAAGAGTGAGTTAAACATTATTGAGTAGATGGTCAGCAGTagcattacttttacatttagcagacgcttttatccaaagcgacttacaaatgtggACAATTGaagcatttaaaaacaacaagagagcaatgataaaccagtgctataacaagtctcagttagcttaaatgcagtacatgtagcaagggctcttaaataatataataaataaaaagaaaaccgatagaatagaaaaagaatagagcaagctagtgttagaggtatttttttatataaatgtacaataaatgaaaagaaaatagaatacaaaaagataagaaagatagttagattttttttttttttttagaataaaatagtGTAGAATAGTCTgtgctaaagttagaggatcaaataaagatggacgagattgagttggggaggtcattccaccagtagGGAACATTtaagtgagtgaaagtgaagtgacattcagccaagtatggtgacccatactcagaattcgtgctctgcatttaacccatccgaaatgcacacacacagagcagtgaacacacacacactgtgagcacacacccagagcagtgggcagccatttatgctgcagcgcccagggagcagttgggggttcaatgccttgctcaagggcacctaagttgtggtattgaaggtgaagagagaactgtacatgcactccccccacccacaattcctgccggcccgggactcgaactcacaaccttttgattgggagtccaactctctaaccattaggccacgacttcccacacgacttcccacgacttcccaagttaatttaaaagtccgtaaatgTGACTGTGCTTTTTTGGGATTaacaagtgacgttcacttgcagaacgcaagcttctagagggcacataagtctgaagtaacaaatttaggtaaatgggtgcagagccagtggtaattttgtaggcaaacatcaatgccttaaattttatgcgagcagctattaaaaaagccagtgcaaattgataattaaaaattaaatttaattaaaaattaattttgctgCCACgttttggattaattgtaaaggtttgatagaactggctggaagacctgccaagagagcattgcaatagtccagcctgggcagaacaagagcttgaacaaggagttgtgcagcatgttcagaaagaaagggtttgatcttcttgatgttgaataaagcaaatcttcaggaccggacagtttaagcaatgtggtctgagaaagtcagctgatcatcaatcataactccaaggcttctggttgtttttgaaggagttatggttgatgtgcctaacttgatggtgaaattgtgatgaaacgatgggtttgctggaatcacaagcagttctgtcttggcaaggtgaTGGTCTTTCATCCAGGAAGAAatatctgttagacaagctgagatgcgagtagctaccgtAGGATCCTCagaatggaatgagaggtagagttgagtgtcatcagcatagcagtggtatgaaaagccatgtttctgaatgacagaacctaatgatgccatgtagagaagagaagtggtccaagaactgagccctgaggcaccccagtagatagatgttgtgacttggacacctcacctctccaagatactttgaaggacctatctgataggtaagactcaaaccattgaagtgtggttcttGAGATaacctttgc
The DNA window shown above is from Carassius carassius unplaced genomic scaffold, fCarCar2.1 SCAFFOLD_125, whole genome shotgun sequence and carries:
- the LOC132134507 gene encoding uncharacterized protein LOC132134507, with the translated sequence MKRVITEGKPHLCLFALKDINEGEEIRYDYGGTDWPWRKQEDKQSDATESFEADIFRTTEQTPQRSSSFKTQCPHDPEPLPSMNKVGMNPSLVDYTHSDESQSPSTNHDQFNSSCRTWCPTSEFELSLTHQDGDYIPRLRRTKSIQMNRKVEFTSDDLFDLTPGSSGEEYFPHSSEDSSEGTDTSEVIQPVNQKESMLRFPILGKYADIRELNDVLSKQILNRGRSPPRRGGNSGMRRKRQCSSSSRLASYPTTQASSGHSTKRSGEGDPESLLQKTPDLEKDIPDSASSLHTEEVADGSLSISAVCKKENGSRMYNKKQYCLYCREGFIKMARHLESAHKDKPEVAQALSFPKGSKERRMHMEYLRNRGNFAHNVDVLNAGVGNLVPRKQPRKDCQAQNFLHCIHCHGFFTKNVLWRHMMTCKFKPSVPQKPGKTRVQALCAFAVPPPPGVKVEFWQLLNNMVQDEVYSVLKSDVCIMEYGELLYNRLG